A window of Piliocolobus tephrosceles isolate RC106 chromosome 13, ASM277652v3, whole genome shotgun sequence contains these coding sequences:
- the SLC25A45 gene encoding solute carrier family 25 member 45 isoform X1 → MIKTPIFPLGRRKPRQAVFLTHTGVGEVVNNPGENSQACRQFLQAQTMPVEEFVAGWISGALGLVLGHPFDTVKVRLQTQTTYRGIVDCMVKIYRHESLLGFFKGMSFPIASIAVVNSVLFGVYSNTLLVLTATSHQERRAQPPSYTHIFLAGCTGGFLQAYCLAPFDLIKVRLQNQTEPMAQPGSPQPQYRGPVHCAASIFREEGYRGLFRGAWALMLRDTPTMGIYFITYEGLCRQYTPEGQNPSSATVLVAGGFAGIASWVAATPLDVIKSRMQMDGLRRRVYQGVLDCMVSSVRQEGLGVFFRGVTINSARAFPVNAVTFLSYEYLLRWWG, encoded by the exons ATGATCAAAACCCCCATCTTTCCCCTGGGAAggaggaagccaaggcaggctgtGTTTCTGACTCACACGGGAGTCGGGGAAGTCGTAAACAACCCTGGAGAGAACAGCCAGGCCTG CCGCCAGTTTCTGCAAGCCCAGACAATGCCGGTGGAGGAGTTTGTGGCTGGCTGGATCTCTG GAGCTCTGGGCTTGGTCCTGGGACACCCCTTTGACACTGTAAAG GTGCGACTGCAGACCCAGACCACCTACCGGGGCATCGTTGATTGCATGGTCAAGATTTACCGCCACGAGTCC CTCCTGGGCTTCTTCAAGGGAATGAGCTTCCCCATTGCCAGCATAGCTGTGGTCAACTCTGTCCTGTTTGGGGTCTATAGCAACACCCTGCTGGTGCTGACGGCCACCTCCCACCAGGAACGGCGGGCCCAGCCACCCAGCTACACGCACATCTTCCTAGCAGGCTGCACCGGGGGGTTCCTGCAG GCCTACTGTCTGGCTCCTTTTGACCTCATCAAAGTCCGGCTACAAAACCAGACAGAGCCAATGGCCCAGCCGGGTAGCCCCCAACCTCAGTACCGGGGGCCCGTGCACTGTGCAGCCTCCATCTTCCGGGAGGAGGGGTACCGGGGGCTGTTCCGAGGAGCCTGGGCCCTGATGCTGAGGGACACCCCCACGATGGGGATCTACTTCATCACCTATGAAGGGCTCTGTCGCCAGTACACACCAGAAGGCCAGAATCCCA GTTCAGCCACAGTGCTGGTGGCAGGGGGCTTTGCAGGCATTGCTTCCTGGGTGGCAGCCACGCCCTTAGATGTGATCAAGTCCCGGATGCAGATGGATGGGCTGAGACGCAGAGTATACCAAGGGGTGCTGGACTGCATGGTGAGCAGTGTCCGGCAGGAAGGACTGGGGGTCTTCTTCCGGGGGGTCACCATCAACAGTGCCCGCGCCTTTCCCGTCAATGCTGTCACCTTCCTCAGCTACGAATATCTCCTCCGCTGGTGGGGATGA
- the SLC25A45 gene encoding solute carrier family 25 member 45 isoform X2, producing the protein MIKTPIFPLGRRKPRQAVFLTHTGVGEVVNNPGENSQACRQFLQAQTMPVEEFVAGWISGALGLVLGHPFDTVKVRLQTQTTYRGIVDCMVKIYRHESLLGFFKGMSFPIASIAVVNSVLFGVYSNTLLVLTATSHQERRAQPPSYTHIFLAGCTGGFLQAYCLAPFDLIKVRLQNQTEPMAQPGSPQPQYRGPVHCAASIFREEGYRGLFRGAWALMLRDTPTMGIYFITYEGLCRQYTPEGQNPSSATVLVAGGFAGIASWVAATPLDVIKSRMQMDGLRRRVYQGVLDCMAL; encoded by the exons ATGATCAAAACCCCCATCTTTCCCCTGGGAAggaggaagccaaggcaggctgtGTTTCTGACTCACACGGGAGTCGGGGAAGTCGTAAACAACCCTGGAGAGAACAGCCAGGCCTG CCGCCAGTTTCTGCAAGCCCAGACAATGCCGGTGGAGGAGTTTGTGGCTGGCTGGATCTCTG GAGCTCTGGGCTTGGTCCTGGGACACCCCTTTGACACTGTAAAG GTGCGACTGCAGACCCAGACCACCTACCGGGGCATCGTTGATTGCATGGTCAAGATTTACCGCCACGAGTCC CTCCTGGGCTTCTTCAAGGGAATGAGCTTCCCCATTGCCAGCATAGCTGTGGTCAACTCTGTCCTGTTTGGGGTCTATAGCAACACCCTGCTGGTGCTGACGGCCACCTCCCACCAGGAACGGCGGGCCCAGCCACCCAGCTACACGCACATCTTCCTAGCAGGCTGCACCGGGGGGTTCCTGCAG GCCTACTGTCTGGCTCCTTTTGACCTCATCAAAGTCCGGCTACAAAACCAGACAGAGCCAATGGCCCAGCCGGGTAGCCCCCAACCTCAGTACCGGGGGCCCGTGCACTGTGCAGCCTCCATCTTCCGGGAGGAGGGGTACCGGGGGCTGTTCCGAGGAGCCTGGGCCCTGATGCTGAGGGACACCCCCACGATGGGGATCTACTTCATCACCTATGAAGGGCTCTGTCGCCAGTACACACCAGAAGGCCAGAATCCCA GTTCAGCCACAGTGCTGGTGGCAGGGGGCTTTGCAGGCATTGCTTCCTGGGTGGCAGCCACGCCCTTAGATGTGATCAAGTCCCGGATGCAGATGGATGGGCTGAGACGCAGAGTATACCAAGGGGTGCTGGACTGCATG
- the SLC25A45 gene encoding solute carrier family 25 member 45 isoform X4, giving the protein MIKTPIFPLGRRKPRQAVFLTHTGVGEVVNNPGENSQACRQFLQAQTMPVEEFVAGWISGALGLVLGHPFDTVKVRLQTQTTYRGIVDCMVKIYRHESAYCLAPFDLIKVRLQNQTEPMAQPGSPQPQYRGPVHCAASIFREEGYRGLFRGAWALMLRDTPTMGIYFITYEGLCRQYTPEGQNPSSATVLVAGGFAGIASWVAATPLDVIKSRMQMDGLRRRVYQGVLDCMVSSVRQEGLGVFFRGVTINSARAFPVNAVTFLSYEYLLRWWG; this is encoded by the exons ATGATCAAAACCCCCATCTTTCCCCTGGGAAggaggaagccaaggcaggctgtGTTTCTGACTCACACGGGAGTCGGGGAAGTCGTAAACAACCCTGGAGAGAACAGCCAGGCCTG CCGCCAGTTTCTGCAAGCCCAGACAATGCCGGTGGAGGAGTTTGTGGCTGGCTGGATCTCTG GAGCTCTGGGCTTGGTCCTGGGACACCCCTTTGACACTGTAAAG GTGCGACTGCAGACCCAGACCACCTACCGGGGCATCGTTGATTGCATGGTCAAGATTTACCGCCACGAGTCC GCCTACTGTCTGGCTCCTTTTGACCTCATCAAAGTCCGGCTACAAAACCAGACAGAGCCAATGGCCCAGCCGGGTAGCCCCCAACCTCAGTACCGGGGGCCCGTGCACTGTGCAGCCTCCATCTTCCGGGAGGAGGGGTACCGGGGGCTGTTCCGAGGAGCCTGGGCCCTGATGCTGAGGGACACCCCCACGATGGGGATCTACTTCATCACCTATGAAGGGCTCTGTCGCCAGTACACACCAGAAGGCCAGAATCCCA GTTCAGCCACAGTGCTGGTGGCAGGGGGCTTTGCAGGCATTGCTTCCTGGGTGGCAGCCACGCCCTTAGATGTGATCAAGTCCCGGATGCAGATGGATGGGCTGAGACGCAGAGTATACCAAGGGGTGCTGGACTGCATGGTGAGCAGTGTCCGGCAGGAAGGACTGGGGGTCTTCTTCCGGGGGGTCACCATCAACAGTGCCCGCGCCTTTCCCGTCAATGCTGTCACCTTCCTCAGCTACGAATATCTCCTCCGCTGGTGGGGATGA
- the SLC25A45 gene encoding solute carrier family 25 member 45 isoform X3 has protein sequence MPVEEFVAGWISGALGLVLGHPFDTVKVRLQTQTTYRGIVDCMVKIYRHESLLGFFKGMSFPIASIAVVNSVLFGVYSNTLLVLTATSHQERRAQPPSYTHIFLAGCTGGFLQAYCLAPFDLIKVRLQNQTEPMAQPGSPQPQYRGPVHCAASIFREEGYRGLFRGAWALMLRDTPTMGIYFITYEGLCRQYTPEGQNPSSATVLVAGGFAGIASWVAATPLDVIKSRMQMDGLRRRVYQGVLDCMVSSVRQEGLGVFFRGVTINSARAFPVNAVTFLSYEYLLRWWG, from the exons ATGCCGGTGGAGGAGTTTGTGGCTGGCTGGATCTCTG GAGCTCTGGGCTTGGTCCTGGGACACCCCTTTGACACTGTAAAG GTGCGACTGCAGACCCAGACCACCTACCGGGGCATCGTTGATTGCATGGTCAAGATTTACCGCCACGAGTCC CTCCTGGGCTTCTTCAAGGGAATGAGCTTCCCCATTGCCAGCATAGCTGTGGTCAACTCTGTCCTGTTTGGGGTCTATAGCAACACCCTGCTGGTGCTGACGGCCACCTCCCACCAGGAACGGCGGGCCCAGCCACCCAGCTACACGCACATCTTCCTAGCAGGCTGCACCGGGGGGTTCCTGCAG GCCTACTGTCTGGCTCCTTTTGACCTCATCAAAGTCCGGCTACAAAACCAGACAGAGCCAATGGCCCAGCCGGGTAGCCCCCAACCTCAGTACCGGGGGCCCGTGCACTGTGCAGCCTCCATCTTCCGGGAGGAGGGGTACCGGGGGCTGTTCCGAGGAGCCTGGGCCCTGATGCTGAGGGACACCCCCACGATGGGGATCTACTTCATCACCTATGAAGGGCTCTGTCGCCAGTACACACCAGAAGGCCAGAATCCCA GTTCAGCCACAGTGCTGGTGGCAGGGGGCTTTGCAGGCATTGCTTCCTGGGTGGCAGCCACGCCCTTAGATGTGATCAAGTCCCGGATGCAGATGGATGGGCTGAGACGCAGAGTATACCAAGGGGTGCTGGACTGCATGGTGAGCAGTGTCCGGCAGGAAGGACTGGGGGTCTTCTTCCGGGGGGTCACCATCAACAGTGCCCGCGCCTTTCCCGTCAATGCTGTCACCTTCCTCAGCTACGAATATCTCCTCCGCTGGTGGGGATGA
- the SLC25A45 gene encoding solute carrier family 25 member 45 isoform X5, producing MVKIYRHESLLGFFKGMSFPIASIAVVNSVLFGVYSNTLLVLTATSHQERRAQPPSYTHIFLAGCTGGFLQAYCLAPFDLIKVRLQNQTEPMAQPGSPQPQYRGPVHCAASIFREEGYRGLFRGAWALMLRDTPTMGIYFITYEGLCRQYTPEGQNPSSATVLVAGGFAGIASWVAATPLDVIKSRMQMDGLRRRVYQGVLDCMVSSVRQEGLGVFFRGVTINSARAFPVNAVTFLSYEYLLRWWG from the exons ATGGTCAAGATTTACCGCCACGAGTCC CTCCTGGGCTTCTTCAAGGGAATGAGCTTCCCCATTGCCAGCATAGCTGTGGTCAACTCTGTCCTGTTTGGGGTCTATAGCAACACCCTGCTGGTGCTGACGGCCACCTCCCACCAGGAACGGCGGGCCCAGCCACCCAGCTACACGCACATCTTCCTAGCAGGCTGCACCGGGGGGTTCCTGCAG GCCTACTGTCTGGCTCCTTTTGACCTCATCAAAGTCCGGCTACAAAACCAGACAGAGCCAATGGCCCAGCCGGGTAGCCCCCAACCTCAGTACCGGGGGCCCGTGCACTGTGCAGCCTCCATCTTCCGGGAGGAGGGGTACCGGGGGCTGTTCCGAGGAGCCTGGGCCCTGATGCTGAGGGACACCCCCACGATGGGGATCTACTTCATCACCTATGAAGGGCTCTGTCGCCAGTACACACCAGAAGGCCAGAATCCCA GTTCAGCCACAGTGCTGGTGGCAGGGGGCTTTGCAGGCATTGCTTCCTGGGTGGCAGCCACGCCCTTAGATGTGATCAAGTCCCGGATGCAGATGGATGGGCTGAGACGCAGAGTATACCAAGGGGTGCTGGACTGCATGGTGAGCAGTGTCCGGCAGGAAGGACTGGGGGTCTTCTTCCGGGGGGTCACCATCAACAGTGCCCGCGCCTTTCCCGTCAATGCTGTCACCTTCCTCAGCTACGAATATCTCCTCCGCTGGTGGGGATGA
- the SLC25A45 gene encoding solute carrier family 25 member 45 isoform X6: MVKIYRHESAYCLAPFDLIKVRLQNQTEPMAQPGSPQPQYRGPVHCAASIFREEGYRGLFRGAWALMLRDTPTMGIYFITYEGLCRQYTPEGQNPSSATVLVAGGFAGIASWVAATPLDVIKSRMQMDGLRRRVYQGVLDCMVSSVRQEGLGVFFRGVTINSARAFPVNAVTFLSYEYLLRWWG, from the exons ATGGTCAAGATTTACCGCCACGAGTCC GCCTACTGTCTGGCTCCTTTTGACCTCATCAAAGTCCGGCTACAAAACCAGACAGAGCCAATGGCCCAGCCGGGTAGCCCCCAACCTCAGTACCGGGGGCCCGTGCACTGTGCAGCCTCCATCTTCCGGGAGGAGGGGTACCGGGGGCTGTTCCGAGGAGCCTGGGCCCTGATGCTGAGGGACACCCCCACGATGGGGATCTACTTCATCACCTATGAAGGGCTCTGTCGCCAGTACACACCAGAAGGCCAGAATCCCA GTTCAGCCACAGTGCTGGTGGCAGGGGGCTTTGCAGGCATTGCTTCCTGGGTGGCAGCCACGCCCTTAGATGTGATCAAGTCCCGGATGCAGATGGATGGGCTGAGACGCAGAGTATACCAAGGGGTGCTGGACTGCATGGTGAGCAGTGTCCGGCAGGAAGGACTGGGGGTCTTCTTCCGGGGGGTCACCATCAACAGTGCCCGCGCCTTTCCCGTCAATGCTGTCACCTTCCTCAGCTACGAATATCTCCTCCGCTGGTGGGGATGA